One part of the Vitis riparia cultivar Riparia Gloire de Montpellier isolate 1030 chromosome 6, EGFV_Vit.rip_1.0, whole genome shotgun sequence genome encodes these proteins:
- the LOC117915783 gene encoding molybdopterin synthase catalytic subunit-like, with product MADEERNLVEILEEHNVIDIAKYINYVSAPQAGAVATFSGTTRDTFDGKTVLELRYEAYVPMAIRCINDICSSARASWSLISIAVAHRLGPVSVGETSIFIAISSVHRADALDACKFVIDEIKASVPIWKKEVYANGEVWKENSEFLERRSELGNAGLQQGGTCCSRKVKVEAQERKSCCGAKEKVEGELKFLERRSELGNAGLQEGGTCCSRKVKVEALERKGCCGAKVKVDVE from the coding sequence ATGGCCGATGAGGAGAGAAACTTGGTTGAAATATTAGAAGAGCATAATGTGATTGACATTGCCAAGTATATAAATTATGTCAGTGCCCCACAGGCAGGCGCTGTAGCAACTTTCTCAGGCACGACTCGGGACACGTTTGATGGTAAAACAGTTCTGGAGTTGAGATATGAAGCTTATGTTCCAATGGCCATCCGCTGCATCAATGACATTTGTTCATCTGCCCGAGCATCCTGGAGCCTCATCTCCATTGCAGTTGCCCACCGCTTGGGACCAGTTTCAGTGGGGGAAACCAGTATCTTCATTGCAATCTCTTCTGTTCACCGGGCTGATGCATTGGACGCTTGTAAGTTTGTGATTGATGAAATTAAGGCATCAGTTCCGATATGGAAGAAGGAGGTGTATGCAAATGGAGAGGTTTGGAAGGAAAACTCTGAGTTTTTGGAGAGGAGGTCAGAGCTTGGCAATGCTGGGTTGCAGCAGGGAGGTACATGCTGTTCAAGAAAGGTAAAGGTGGAGGCACAGGAGAGGAAGAGTTGCTGTGGGGCTAAGGAGAAGGTGGAAGGAGAACTCAAGTTTTTGGAGAGGAGGTCAGAACTTGGTAATGCTGGGCTGCAGGAGGGAGGGACATGCTGTTCAAGAAAAGTAAAGGTGGAGGCACTGGAGAGGAAGGGTTGCTGTGGGGCTAAGGTGAAGGTGGATGTTGAATGA
- the LOC117916425 gene encoding dr1-associated corepressor-like isoform X2 has product MRKKLDTRFPASRIKKIMQADEDVGKIALAVPLLVSKALELFLQDLCDRTYQITLERGAKTMSSLHLKQCVQRFNVFDFLREIVSKVPDLGCSDAGGEDRSASKRRKVVDDEGNDSDEESKRSRMHETGHTVGSGSGSGSGSGSGRGRGRGRGRGRGRGSRTIERDTIAESEKPEDDTDMHTNNDNQSQNPETRDNGAEPEESKENISVVKNESKENISVGKNADSCVRNFDLNVDLDENGDSTSILPAAPAPAPVTPSPKLTEMKHEEYPGWSLSDMEKMEIDPIQLANLNRRIDEDEEDYDEE; this is encoded by the exons ATGAGGAAGAAGCTCGACACACGATTCCCTGCC TCCCGTATTAAAAAGATAATGCAAGCTGATGAAGATGTTGGGAAGATTGCTTTGGCTGTGCCTCTCCTAGTTT CTAAAGCTTTGGAACTATTTCTGCAAGATCTTTGTGATCGAACATACCAGATAACACTTGAAAGAGGAGCGAAGACAATGAGTTCTTTGCATTT GAAGCAATGTGTACAGAGATTTAATGTATTTGATTTCCTAAGAGAAATTGTCAGCAAGGTTCCTGATCTAGGTTGTTCTGATGCTGGTGGGGAGGATCGATCTGCCTCCAAAAGAAG GAAAGTTGTTGATGATGAAGGAAATGACAGTGATGAAGAGTCAAAGAGAAGCAGGATG CATGAAACAGGCCACACCGTTGGCAGTGGTAGTGGCAGTGGCAGTGGCAGTGGCAGTGGCAGAGGACGAGGAAGGGGAAGAGGAAGAGGTCGTGGGAGGGGCAGTCGAACAATAGAAAGGGATACCATTGCAGAAAGTGAGAAGCCTGAAGATGACACTGACATGCACACTAACAATGACAATCAGAGCCAAAATCCTGAGACGCGGGATAATGGGGCTGAGCCCGAAGAATCAAAGGAGAATATATCAGTTGTCAAGAATGAATCAAAGGAGAATATATCAGTTGGAAAGAATGCTGATTCATGTGTTCGAAACTTTGACCTGAATGTGGATTTGGATGAGAATGGAGACTCAACATCAATATTGCCAGCTGCCCCTGCCCCTGCCCCTGTTACCCCATCACCAAAACTTACTGAAATGAAGCATGAGGAATACCCTGGGTGGTCCCTCTCTGACATGGAAAAGATGGAGATTGATCCCATTCAACTGGCCAACTTAAATCGAAGGATAGATGAAGATGAGGAAGATTATGATGAAGAATAA
- the LOC117916425 gene encoding dr1-associated corepressor-like isoform X1: MRKKLDTRFPASRIKKIMQADEDVGKIALAVPLLVSKALELFLQDLCDRTYQITLERGAKTMSSLHLKQCVQRFNVFDFLREIVSKVPDLGCSDAGGEDRSASKRRFLKLKVVDDEGNDSDEESKRSRMHETGHTVGSGSGSGSGSGSGRGRGRGRGRGRGRGSRTIERDTIAESEKPEDDTDMHTNNDNQSQNPETRDNGAEPEESKENISVVKNESKENISVGKNADSCVRNFDLNVDLDENGDSTSILPAAPAPAPVTPSPKLTEMKHEEYPGWSLSDMEKMEIDPIQLANLNRRIDEDEEDYDEE; the protein is encoded by the exons ATGAGGAAGAAGCTCGACACACGATTCCCTGCC TCCCGTATTAAAAAGATAATGCAAGCTGATGAAGATGTTGGGAAGATTGCTTTGGCTGTGCCTCTCCTAGTTT CTAAAGCTTTGGAACTATTTCTGCAAGATCTTTGTGATCGAACATACCAGATAACACTTGAAAGAGGAGCGAAGACAATGAGTTCTTTGCATTT GAAGCAATGTGTACAGAGATTTAATGTATTTGATTTCCTAAGAGAAATTGTCAGCAAGGTTCCTGATCTAGGTTGTTCTGATGCTGGTGGGGAGGATCGATCTGCCTCCAAAAGAAGGTTTTTGAAATT GAAAGTTGTTGATGATGAAGGAAATGACAGTGATGAAGAGTCAAAGAGAAGCAGGATG CATGAAACAGGCCACACCGTTGGCAGTGGTAGTGGCAGTGGCAGTGGCAGTGGCAGTGGCAGAGGACGAGGAAGGGGAAGAGGAAGAGGTCGTGGGAGGGGCAGTCGAACAATAGAAAGGGATACCATTGCAGAAAGTGAGAAGCCTGAAGATGACACTGACATGCACACTAACAATGACAATCAGAGCCAAAATCCTGAGACGCGGGATAATGGGGCTGAGCCCGAAGAATCAAAGGAGAATATATCAGTTGTCAAGAATGAATCAAAGGAGAATATATCAGTTGGAAAGAATGCTGATTCATGTGTTCGAAACTTTGACCTGAATGTGGATTTGGATGAGAATGGAGACTCAACATCAATATTGCCAGCTGCCCCTGCCCCTGCCCCTGTTACCCCATCACCAAAACTTACTGAAATGAAGCATGAGGAATACCCTGGGTGGTCCCTCTCTGACATGGAAAAGATGGAGATTGATCCCATTCAACTGGCCAACTTAAATCGAAGGATAGATGAAGATGAGGAAGATTATGATGAAGAATAA